AGGCGATCACCTTACAAGCTCAAATAATTAGCGCTGCCATCATCCCCACTGGCATGGAGGTAGCGGCTTGTGATCGCGATGTTGCCATGGCCTAGGGACTCACTGAGCAAATGCAAGTCGCAGCCGTTCTTAAGGGAGTGTGTCGCGTGGGAGTGGCGTAGGAAGTGGGGAGAAACTTGAACACCAACGCGATCGCCATTCGCCTTGACGACCCGGTAAACCTGAATCCGTGAGAGCTTGCTGCCATTATTTCCCTTGCGACTGCTGAAAACATAAGCAGAATCATTCCGTAAGGCTTCCAATTCATCCCATAGGCCAGTGGGAACCACGATAAACCGAACCTTATCCCCTTTCCCCATTACCTTAAGTTTTAGACCATTATCATCAGTCTGAATAAAGTCATCCCAGCGGATATTAATCAGTTCACTTACCCGAACCCCTAACAGGTACAGAGTCTTGATAATCAGCTCGTTTCGTAGCGTATCAGCATTCATGGCCATGGCCTGAACCTTGGGCTTAGTGATGATTCTCTCGATGCGGCAATCATTCTCTTTTGGTTGCTGGAGGAGCTTAGCAGGATTCAGGGTGATATATCCCGTGGCATGGCAAAACCCAAACAGGGAGCGAATGACCGCAATTTTATTTCGCCTCGTGTTCTGGGATTGCCATTGGAGGGAATCGAGCCAGTCCAACAGATCATCAAGGGTGATTTGGTTCAATGGTTTGGCGATCGCCGCCATGAAGTTACGGACGATATAGAAATAAGTCTTTTGGGTGGCAGATGACTTTTGGCTAGCCCATCGTTTCAGGATCTCATTGTCAGTGGTAGCAGTAGTCAATCTCCCTTGAGTGATCGGTTCGGTGATGGTGATGATGTTCATGCTGCTTTCCTTCATGGTTTTGGATGTAACTAAATTTTCGTTTTGTTACTTTCAGGCGTTTTTCGTCTTGTTTAAGATTTGAAATCAGTCGTTGTGATATCGATCCATATCTTGTTGAACTTGAGCAAAAAATTCATCGCCCCACCTGTCCTCAATTTTTGTCCATACCGCAATTAGTTCTGCTTGTGTTGCTTCGCTTACTTCTTTGCCTAAATATTTCTGTACTGTTTTGTGTAGAGAAGGTGAGTGAATATATTTTCGGATCTCTCTAACGATTTCTGGTTCCTCTAGCTTAGGGATAATGGTCTCTGGTG
The Picosynechococcus sp. PCC 7002 genome window above contains:
- a CDS encoding tyrosine-type recombinase/integrase, translated to MKESSMNIITITEPITQGRLTTATTDNEILKRWASQKSSATQKTYFYIVRNFMAAIAKPLNQITLDDLLDWLDSLQWQSQNTRRNKIAVIRSLFGFCHATGYITLNPAKLLQQPKENDCRIERIITKPKVQAMAMNADTLRNELIIKTLYLLGVRVSELINIRWDDFIQTDDNGLKLKVMGKGDKVRFIVVPTGLWDELEALRNDSAYVFSSRKGNNGSKLSRIQVYRVVKANGDRVGVQVSPHFLRHSHATHSLKNGCDLHLLSESLGHGNIAITSRYLHASGDDGSANYLSL